In the genome of Candidatus Nitrosotenuis sp. DW1, one region contains:
- a CDS encoding endonuclease/exonuclease/phosphatase family protein: MKKFSILSWNVEHFRLKSKDVEGILGHIHSFDPDVIGMYEVEGKDVYDYMVSSFPNYSFHITEGPQTQEILVGVRGTMTSFLTQRVEFKTGNDFLRPGALLSLHHNDTNYSLLFLHTRSFPEPIGFGTRDSQFQHAFRLKKNLDKKEQDGQARFIILGDLNTMGMKYPFEKSIVSDIELQKLQRDAEKSNMRILSKDHDQTWTDGKKTSNLDHVIASTNLEFKKYGEHDVHVSGWSDLEGAKRKHFVSKISDHNSLYLELV; the protein is encoded by the coding sequence TTGAAAAAATTCTCCATACTCTCTTGGAACGTAGAGCATTTCAGACTAAAAAGCAAGGATGTTGAGGGAATACTAGGGCACATACACAGTTTTGATCCAGACGTAATTGGCATGTACGAAGTTGAGGGAAAAGACGTCTATGACTACATGGTGAGCTCTTTTCCCAATTACAGCTTTCACATAACAGAGGGCCCCCAGACTCAGGAAATTCTTGTCGGAGTCAGAGGAACCATGACATCGTTTCTGACCCAGAGAGTCGAGTTCAAGACAGGCAATGATTTTCTAAGACCGGGAGCTCTTCTCTCGCTGCACCACAACGACACAAACTACTCGCTGCTTTTTCTTCACACGCGCAGTTTTCCAGAGCCAATCGGATTTGGCACCAGAGACAGCCAGTTCCAACACGCATTTAGACTAAAGAAAAACTTGGATAAAAAAGAGCAAGACGGCCAGGCAAGATTCATCATTTTAGGTGACCTCAACACGATGGGGATGAAGTACCCGTTTGAGAAAAGCATCGTTTCTGACATTGAACTGCAAAAGCTCCAAAGGGACGCAGAAAAAAGCAACATGCGAATACTGAGCAAAGATCATGATCAAACGTGGACTGACGGAAAAAAGACAAGCAACTTGGATCACGTTATCGCGTCCACCAACTTGGAATTTAAAAAATATGGAGAACATGATGTTCACGTATCAGGCTGGAGCGACCTAGAAGGAGCCAAAAGAAAGCACTTCGTAAGCAAGATTTCAGATCACAATTCGCTATATCTTGAGCTAGTCTGA
- a CDS encoding type II toxin-antitoxin system PemK/MazF family toxin has translation MSKRYFASQRDVVLAPFPFSDLSQSKFRPAIIMSNNNYNRKFQDFIAIPLTSNPTQENIRWL, from the coding sequence ATGTCTAAAAGATATTTTGCATCACAAAGAGATGTGGTTCTAGCTCCTTTCCCGTTTTCAGACCTCAGTCAATCTAAATTCAGACCGGCAATCATCATGTCCAATAATAACTATAACAGAAAATTCCAAGATTTTATTGCAATTCCCTTAACTTCCAACCCAACACAAGAAAACATACGGTGGTTGTGA
- a CDS encoding RtcB family protein yields MSSITPKKVGNMQYRIEADSSKGMKVPVTIYADESLMQKMMTDRTILQATNVSTIPGILGHAVVLPDGHEGYGFPVGGVAAMDAEEGMISPGGVGYDINCGVRLLRTNLTEKDVRPKLKEIVTDLFNSIPSGVGSQGAVKLNYSELDEVLVRGVNWAIEHGYGTSDDADVCEENGQIRNADPNKVSNTARKRGAPQLGSLGSGNHFLEVQKVEKIYDEEAAKRMGIQEGNVTVLIHCGSRGFGHQICSDYLRVSEQALQKYDIHLPDRELACVPNSSEEGESYRKAMFAALNFAWSNRQMITHWTRKSFERVFKQSESDLDMGLVYDVAHNIAKVEKHKIDGRERSVVVHRKGATRAFPANREEIPLKYRDLGQPVLIPGSMGTGSWILLGKPNSMDLSFGSTAHGAGRMMSRSKARRDFTEDQVKKSLSDKGIFIKSLTRDGVVEETPEAYKDVDAVVNVSHELGIATKVAKLIPIGVIKG; encoded by the coding sequence ATGTCATCAATTACTCCAAAAAAAGTTGGAAACATGCAGTATAGAATCGAAGCTGACTCGAGCAAGGGCATGAAGGTGCCAGTTACGATATATGCAGACGAGTCGTTAATGCAAAAAATGATGACCGATAGAACCATACTACAGGCAACAAACGTTTCCACAATTCCCGGAATCTTGGGACACGCGGTGGTTCTGCCTGACGGGCATGAAGGATACGGATTTCCAGTCGGGGGAGTGGCCGCAATGGATGCAGAAGAGGGCATGATTAGTCCCGGCGGTGTGGGATATGACATAAACTGCGGAGTGAGGCTGCTTCGCACCAACCTGACAGAAAAAGATGTCAGACCAAAGCTTAAAGAAATTGTAACTGATCTTTTTAATTCGATTCCATCTGGTGTGGGATCGCAGGGAGCTGTAAAACTAAACTATTCTGAACTAGACGAGGTGCTGGTGCGGGGTGTCAACTGGGCAATCGAGCACGGATACGGTACGTCAGACGATGCAGACGTCTGCGAGGAAAACGGGCAGATAAGAAACGCCGATCCAAACAAGGTCTCAAACACCGCTCGAAAAAGGGGCGCACCACAATTAGGCAGTCTGGGCTCTGGCAATCATTTTTTAGAAGTTCAAAAGGTTGAAAAAATTTACGACGAGGAGGCAGCAAAGAGGATGGGCATACAGGAGGGAAACGTGACAGTCCTGATTCACTGCGGCTCTCGCGGATTTGGGCACCAGATATGCAGCGATTATCTTAGGGTGTCTGAGCAGGCACTGCAAAAATACGACATTCATCTGCCTGACAGGGAACTGGCATGCGTTCCAAACTCGTCAGAAGAAGGCGAGTCATACCGAAAGGCAATGTTTGCAGCTTTAAACTTTGCGTGGAGCAACCGCCAGATGATCACCCACTGGACAAGAAAATCATTTGAGCGGGTGTTCAAGCAGTCCGAGTCCGACCTTGACATGGGACTAGTCTATGACGTGGCGCACAACATTGCAAAGGTTGAGAAACACAAAATCGACGGACGCGAAAGGTCTGTTGTGGTGCACAGAAAAGGTGCAACTCGTGCGTTTCCTGCAAACAGAGAAGAGATTCCGCTAAAGTACCGTGATTTAGGACAACCCGTTTTGATTCCTGGCTCCATGGGAACCGGAAGCTGGATTCTGCTGGGCAAGCCAAACTCGATGGACCTAAGCTTTGGCTCGACTGCGCACGGGGCAGGAAGAATGATGTCCCGTTCCAAGGCAAGGCGCGACTTTACAGAGGACCAGGTCAAAAAATCACTCAGTGATAAAGGAATTTTCATCAAGTCATTAACAAGGGACGGGGTGGTAGAGGAGACTCCGGAGGCATACAAGGATGTGGACGCAGTGGTAAACGTATCGCACGAGCTTGGAATTGCAACAAAGGTAGCAAAGCTCATCCCCATCGGCGTGATAAAGGGATGA
- a CDS encoding 6-pyruvoyl trahydropterin synthase family protein: protein MTATPILDSDFRYIDKKGTLLKSRTELSISQMLGFVGIDYTYQHEITVNGNTVLVDFRTADGKLIEVIDSDSDIAKYKEIKKFLPDTKIIAIGHPKFAAKLKELDDIVFYDTKDAQSGSIFMEDQSFAFDYAHILPLVEKCSILHGHTSNVFVELVGDMKNNLLIDFGEAKKIIKEAISILDHKFFINRKYLKSEDDSHYRIAFEGPRGMFDMQVPKGTAYLLEGEATVENLSTEIIKILVPRLPKNIEAVGVYIYEGYNKGAHLISQVSKA, encoded by the coding sequence ATGACTGCGACTCCGATACTTGATTCTGATTTTAGGTATATTGACAAGAAAGGAACCCTGCTAAAGTCAAGAACGGAACTGTCCATATCGCAGATGCTTGGATTCGTCGGAATAGACTATACGTACCAGCACGAAATCACGGTAAACGGGAATACTGTTCTAGTTGACTTTAGGACTGCAGATGGAAAGCTAATCGAGGTGATTGACTCTGATTCTGATATTGCAAAATACAAGGAGATAAAGAAATTTCTCCCAGACACAAAGATAATAGCAATAGGGCACCCCAAGTTTGCGGCAAAGCTAAAGGAACTAGACGACATAGTGTTCTATGATACCAAGGACGCGCAGTCTGGCTCCATATTCATGGAGGACCAGTCATTTGCATTTGACTATGCTCATATTTTGCCGCTGGTTGAAAAATGCTCGATTCTGCACGGCCACACATCAAACGTCTTTGTGGAACTGGTAGGCGACATGAAGAACAATCTGCTAATTGACTTTGGCGAGGCAAAGAAAATAATCAAGGAAGCAATATCTATTTTGGATCACAAGTTTTTCATAAACAGAAAATATCTGAAAAGCGAGGACGACTCCCACTACAGGATAGCGTTTGAGGGGCCGCGGGGAATGTTTGACATGCAGGTCCCAAAGGGCACGGCGTACCTTTTGGAGGGCGAGGCGACGGTGGAAAATCTGTCAACTGAAATAATAAAAATTCTGGTTCCAAGGCTTCCCAAGAACATAGAGGCAGTGGGGGTGTACATCTACGAGGGCTACAACAAGGGAGCGCACCTGATATCCCAAGTCTCAAAGGCCTGA
- a CDS encoding DNA-binding protein has protein sequence MSDEDHELEMLKAKRLAEMQKNITSQSKPQPTTEQKKTVPFRDTLISKLGYRGMEVLQNAERQFPNETKMIVDKLGELIQSGEINEELDGGKLLALFRSVGISVRMATKISVEQDGKFVSLSDKLTTKDDSND, from the coding sequence ATGAGCGACGAAGACCACGAGCTTGAAATGCTAAAGGCAAAGCGCCTGGCAGAAATGCAAAAAAACATCACGTCCCAGTCAAAGCCGCAGCCTACAACAGAGCAGAAAAAAACCGTGCCATTCCGCGACACCTTGATTTCAAAGCTTGGGTACCGGGGGATGGAGGTGCTGCAAAATGCAGAGCGCCAGTTCCCAAACGAAACCAAGATGATAGTTGACAAGCTTGGAGAACTAATCCAATCTGGCGAGATAAACGAGGAGCTTGACGGCGGAAAGCTGCTTGCACTGTTCAGATCAGTTGGAATCAGCGTGAGGATGGCAACTAAGATCAGCGTGGAGCAGGACGGCAAGTTCGTCTCACTCTCTGACAAATTGACAACCAAAGATGATTCAAATGATTAA
- a CDS encoding AbrB/MazE/SpoVT family DNA-binding domain-containing protein translates to MASANPLEIRTIKVSQKGQVSIPTDIRKTMKIKKGDNLVMIVKGRKIVLEKSDNIALLLDGEFRDVKALTESALKKIWMNKHDEKWNKYGKKTK, encoded by the coding sequence ATGGCATCGGCCAATCCTCTTGAAATCAGAACCATTAAGGTATCTCAAAAAGGACAGGTCTCCATACCGACAGACATACGTAAAACAATGAAGATCAAAAAAGGCGACAATTTAGTTATGATTGTGAAGGGGCGTAAAATTGTCTTGGAAAAATCAGACAACATCGCATTGTTGTTGGACGGAGAATTCAGAGATGTCAAAGCACTCACAGAGAGTGCGCTGAAAAAAATTTGGATGAACAAGCATGATGAAAAATGGAACAAATATGGTAAAAAAACAAAATAA
- a CDS encoding DUF4258 domain-containing protein: MGSSLGSTQPNRLRVIFTDHARSRAVDRGIDENEIVRIVNNPIEEIFDQKNSNFKCYGQAMDYYIKQTRYLMIVHSGKFNNSVKIITSMWIDPQGLQFYGFNKI; the protein is encoded by the coding sequence ATGGGATCAAGTCTGGGTTCAACACAGCCAAATAGATTAAGAGTTATTTTTACCGACCACGCTAGAAGCAGGGCAGTAGATAGAGGCATTGATGAAAATGAGATTGTGCGCATAGTAAATAATCCAATCGAAGAGATTTTCGACCAGAAAAATTCAAATTTTAAATGTTATGGGCAAGCTATGGATTATTACATAAAGCAGACACGTTACCTAATGATTGTTCATAGTGGCAAGTTTAATAATTCTGTCAAGATAATAACGTCTATGTGGATAGATCCGCAAGGGTTGCAATTTTATGGTTTCAATAAAATTTAG
- a CDS encoding nucleotidyltransferase, whose protein sequence is MKIKPLVRESLNINNSLPGVIFIGAIARYFHTQDLRDSQDIDFAVIKPLSDEFLMDKGYRKFKEGKKEVWRSPGGIKIDIYTKDVSGIPLDLVIKTAAELQIGKDVVKVIGLEALIVAKNRAQRDNDIDDLHILARLKSKEIRWDVLKTITKDETEYQTVKTAMEYLAKK, encoded by the coding sequence ATGAAAATCAAGCCGTTAGTTAGAGAATCTCTAAACATTAACAATAGTCTGCCTGGCGTAATTTTCATAGGTGCGATTGCAAGATATTTTCATACACAAGATCTTCGTGACTCGCAAGACATTGATTTTGCAGTAATCAAGCCTCTTTCGGATGAATTTCTAATGGATAAGGGATATAGAAAATTTAAAGAAGGAAAAAAGGAAGTTTGGAGAAGCCCAGGTGGTATCAAAATAGACATCTATACAAAAGATGTTAGCGGTATACCACTTGATTTAGTCATTAAAACGGCAGCGGAATTGCAAATAGGTAAAGACGTGGTCAAGGTTATAGGCTTGGAAGCCTTGATTGTGGCAAAAAATAGGGCGCAACGCGACAATGACATTGACGATCTTCATATTTTGGCACGCCTAAAATCAAAAGAAATACGATGGGATGTGCTAAAAACAATAACAAAGGACGAAACTGAATATCAGACCGTTAAAACCGCAATGGAGTATCTGGCGAAAAAATGA
- the purB gene encoding adenylosuccinate lyase — translation MPILPIDSGRYGTKEMLAVFDDQKKIDYQLQIEGATALAQSEIGMIPKSAGANIFRTANSGKITAKRIKQLEAKSDHDTAALVEALSEKCQVSARPWVHYGLTSNDLVDTSNSLQIKDVLSIIEPKVARLGLILAKKATQYGDVPAVGRTHGQHASIISFGLKFANWAAEMAAHIERLEEIKKRILICKTLGVVGTGSLMGAKAVEIQKRVAKRLELYPAEVATQVIPRERYAEYIFHLALLGSTLEKIAIEIRNLQRTEIGEVAEHFKAGQMGSSAVPVKRNPIKSERISSLSKLLRSQMSTAFENIPLWHERDLSNSANERFTIPMCSILLDEMLETMIRIIDNLKINVEKITSNLQVTNGQIFAEFVLEALIKKGVPRFVAYRDVQRVAFSAHDKGMDYIDAVKNDPAISSKLSEDEIEKIFSPESHLGASPEIIANVNNLVQKACKKFI, via the coding sequence GTGCCAATACTACCAATAGACAGCGGCAGGTACGGAACAAAGGAAATGCTTGCAGTATTTGACGATCAAAAAAAGATCGACTACCAGCTGCAGATAGAGGGTGCAACCGCGCTTGCGCAAAGCGAGATAGGCATGATACCAAAATCTGCCGGGGCGAACATTTTCAGGACTGCAAACTCTGGCAAGATAACTGCAAAGAGAATCAAGCAGTTGGAGGCAAAGTCAGACCACGACACCGCAGCGCTAGTAGAGGCATTAAGTGAGAAATGCCAGGTATCTGCAAGGCCGTGGGTGCACTATGGCCTTACCAGCAACGACTTGGTGGACACTAGCAACTCGCTTCAGATTAAAGACGTATTATCCATAATAGAGCCAAAGGTTGCGCGCCTTGGATTGATCCTGGCAAAAAAGGCCACGCAGTACGGCGACGTTCCGGCAGTCGGCAGGACTCACGGCCAGCATGCAAGCATCATATCGTTTGGACTAAAGTTTGCAAACTGGGCAGCAGAGATGGCAGCCCACATAGAAAGACTAGAGGAGATCAAAAAGAGAATTCTCATCTGCAAGACACTAGGTGTGGTTGGAACAGGCTCGCTCATGGGCGCAAAGGCAGTAGAGATTCAAAAAAGAGTTGCAAAAAGACTCGAACTCTACCCGGCAGAGGTTGCAACGCAGGTAATCCCAAGGGAAAGATATGCTGAATACATTTTCCATCTTGCACTCTTAGGCAGCACATTAGAGAAAATTGCAATTGAGATTCGAAATTTGCAGAGAACTGAAATTGGCGAGGTGGCAGAGCACTTCAAGGCAGGTCAGATGGGAAGCAGCGCCGTCCCGGTTAAGAGAAACCCAATCAAGAGCGAACGCATATCATCATTATCAAAATTATTGCGCAGCCAGATGAGCACCGCGTTTGAAAACATTCCATTGTGGCACGAGCGGGATTTGTCAAACTCTGCAAACGAGCGATTCACCATCCCGATGTGCTCTATTCTGCTTGATGAGATGCTTGAAACAATGATTAGAATAATTGACAACCTGAAGATCAACGTAGAAAAGATAACTAGCAACCTGCAGGTGACAAACGGGCAGATATTTGCAGAGTTTGTGCTGGAGGCGCTAATCAAAAAGGGAGTGCCAAGGTTTGTCGCATACAGGGACGTGCAGCGGGTGGCGTTTTCTGCACATGATAAAGGAATGGACTATATCGATGCTGTGAAAAACGACCCTGCCATCTCATCAAAGTTATCAGAGGACGAAATCGAGAAGATATTTTCCCCAGAGAGCCACCTTGGCGCATCACCGGAAATAATTGCAAACGTGAACAATCTGGTGCAAAAGGCCTGCAAAAAATTCATCTAG
- a CDS encoding helix-turn-helix transcriptional regulator, whose amino-acid sequence MIDHYEESANNFLELSSHQRLQIIFKLLEKKSKIAIMAKELGSTNQEVHRNFTRLEDGGFITKDKDGFYSLTTYGMTICSQVPSIVFLSQNRKYFEDHDFGDIPTKFIMRIGQLSAGKHLKGISYTLEQWKSIYKNANQYIYETVSEIPLDKIEPLVQRVKKGTKYHYVLSESAVIPKGRKKLLKELEFDGLIDDGLVERKMAKTVQVVVVLNEKEASVAFPNIDGESDITELFYSDDPMFHEWCLDYFRYCWYGSDVFHESKIKE is encoded by the coding sequence GTGATAGACCACTACGAGGAATCGGCAAACAACTTTTTAGAACTATCAAGCCACCAGAGGCTGCAAATAATATTCAAACTGCTGGAGAAAAAATCCAAAATAGCAATCATGGCAAAAGAATTGGGCTCTACAAACCAGGAGGTCCACAGGAATTTCACAAGACTAGAAGACGGGGGATTCATCACAAAGGACAAGGACGGATTTTATTCGCTTACCACGTACGGCATGACGATCTGCTCACAGGTGCCGTCTATAGTGTTTCTCTCCCAGAACAGAAAGTACTTTGAGGACCACGACTTTGGCGACATTCCAACCAAGTTCATCATGAGAATAGGGCAGCTCTCCGCAGGCAAGCACCTCAAGGGGATATCATACACCTTGGAGCAGTGGAAGTCAATTTACAAAAACGCAAACCAGTACATCTACGAGACAGTGTCCGAGATTCCGCTAGACAAAATCGAGCCGCTAGTCCAGCGGGTCAAAAAGGGAACCAAATACCACTATGTCTTGTCTGAATCTGCAGTGATCCCAAAGGGAAGAAAAAAACTGCTAAAGGAATTGGAGTTTGACGGGCTGATCGACGACGGGCTAGTCGAGCGAAAGATGGCAAAGACAGTCCAGGTGGTAGTCGTGCTAAACGAAAAGGAGGCATCCGTTGCATTTCCAAACATCGACGGGGAATCAGACATCACGGAGCTGTTCTATTCTGATGATCCGATGTTTCACGAGTGGTGCCTTGACTACTTTAGGTACTGCTGGTACGGCTCTGATGTTTTTCATGAAAGCAAAATCAAAGAATGA
- a CDS encoding 4a-hydroxytetrahydrobiopterin dehydratase, with protein MHVLPDDQIKNELKEHDLKGWTMQNGKLYKEFAFADFVEAFSFMTKAAFHIEKMNHHPEWFNVYNRLSVYLTTHDAGGITANDIKLARTLNSIK; from the coding sequence ATGCACGTTCTCCCAGACGACCAGATCAAAAACGAGCTCAAGGAGCACGACCTAAAGGGATGGACCATGCAGAACGGAAAACTCTACAAGGAATTTGCATTTGCAGACTTTGTCGAGGCGTTTAGCTTTATGACAAAGGCTGCGTTCCACATAGAAAAGATGAACCACCACCCGGAGTGGTTCAACGTGTACAACAGGCTGTCAGTGTATTTGACCACGCACGATGCAGGCGGCATCACTGCAAACGACATAAAATTGGCAAGAACGCTCAACTCGATAAAATAA
- a CDS encoding DUF2283 domain-containing protein translates to MVSIKFSKNANALYVQFEQDHKRIANTIPIGNDRFLDIDEAGNVLGIELLLSKDLPEEAYKAIQKINSIELT, encoded by the coding sequence ATGGTTTCAATAAAATTTAGCAAAAACGCAAATGCGTTATACGTTCAATTCGAACAAGATCACAAGAGAATCGCAAATACCATACCGATAGGAAATGATCGATTCTTAGACATAGACGAAGCTGGAAATGTTTTGGGTATCGAGTTATTGCTATCTAAAGACTTGCCAGAAGAAGCTTACAAAGCCATTCAAAAAATCAATTCGATTGAACTAACTTAA
- a CDS encoding asparagine synthase C-terminal domain-containing protein — MGEQFPKIMLDTLHGQIKKAILETVLTQKIGVAFSGGVDSTMIAKVCSDLGYDVTLLTIGFADSHDILFSKEVNEILKLPHHILEINPDEFDAISKRIHDMISTDNLSWNENCIAFYHVAKLANSLGLDTIITANGIDELFCGYNGYRDAFKEGEPKIMELMQSKLENELNMMKAVNLVASEFSAEILQPLLSQEFINYAKTVPVSEKILDSDDLQRKHIIRKLASKIGVPEISASKRKKALQYGSLIHKTLIKSR, encoded by the coding sequence ATGGGGGAGCAATTCCCTAAAATCATGCTTGACACATTGCATGGGCAAATCAAAAAGGCGATACTTGAAACGGTCCTGACGCAAAAAATTGGAGTCGCGTTCTCAGGCGGAGTCGACAGCACCATGATAGCAAAGGTCTGCTCCGATCTGGGGTATGATGTCACATTACTGACAATTGGCTTTGCAGACTCGCATGATATTTTATTTTCAAAGGAGGTAAACGAGATTCTGAAACTGCCACACCACATCCTGGAGATAAACCCAGACGAGTTTGATGCTATCTCAAAGAGGATCCATGATATGATATCGACTGACAACCTGTCGTGGAACGAAAACTGTATTGCGTTTTACCACGTTGCCAAACTGGCAAACAGTTTGGGACTGGATACCATAATAACTGCAAACGGGATTGACGAATTATTCTGCGGATACAACGGATACCGGGACGCATTCAAGGAGGGCGAACCAAAGATAATGGAACTGATGCAATCAAAGCTTGAAAACGAGCTAAACATGATGAAGGCAGTGAACCTGGTGGCATCCGAGTTTTCAGCTGAGATACTCCAGCCTCTGCTGTCCCAAGAATTCATAAATTACGCAAAAACCGTGCCTGTTTCTGAAAAGATATTGGATTCTGATGACCTGCAGCGAAAGCACATTATTCGAAAACTCGCATCAAAGATTGGCGTTCCGGAAATCTCGGCAAGCAAGAGGAAAAAGGCACTCCAGTATGGCTCTCTGATTCACAAGACCCTGATAAAGTCTAGATGA
- a CDS encoding 30S ribosomal protein S11, with amino-acid sequence MSEDKVEKWGIAHIYSSYNNTIVHMTDLTGGETIAISSGGRHVSADRYESSPFAAMKSSNAVVEAAKIKGFTAFHIRVRAVGGVGSRVPGPGAQAAIRALARGGFRIGRIDDVTPIPHDTTRKKGGKRGRRV; translated from the coding sequence ATGTCAGAAGACAAGGTCGAAAAGTGGGGTATTGCTCACATCTACAGCAGCTACAACAATACCATAGTACACATGACAGATCTGACAGGCGGAGAAACCATCGCAATCAGCTCAGGTGGACGACACGTGAGCGCAGACAGATACGAGTCATCCCCATTTGCTGCAATGAAGTCATCAAACGCAGTAGTAGAGGCAGCAAAGATCAAAGGATTCACGGCATTTCATATTCGAGTCAGGGCAGTCGGCGGCGTAGGCTCCAGAGTGCCAGGACCAGGCGCACAGGCAGCAATTAGAGCTTTGGCAAGAGGCGGATTTCGAATAGGAAGAATCGACGACGTCACACCAATTCCTCACGACACCACACGAAAGAAGGGTGGAAAGAGAGGAAGAAGAGTCTAG
- a CDS encoding S16 family serine protease: protein MSKVAIILGIILAASLYGNYVLYQDTHTLRQDVSYLDAQVKSFQRQADEIQQKMGAITSARESLEEAQSQLEKTINVLDSSKSITAVAVRPILSSDGFFQNVEYQGTVMSITVDIRDGTGLVLVNTAIPTGVDFQTSAKTAVQVAQGYTSADLSKKDIIFSITAKNNEELQAVDGQSAGMAMTVLLVMEIENRSINDTVLLTGTIQPDGTMGPVGGVAEKADAAGKYGAETFIVPKGQAIVMVQECEESQQGPFVYKSCKSEAKPLSPVTEEKYGMTVAEATDLASVLGYFE from the coding sequence ATGTCAAAGGTCGCAATCATACTTGGTATAATACTTGCAGCGTCGCTTTACGGAAATTATGTGCTGTACCAGGACACGCACACGCTAAGGCAGGACGTTTCTTACCTGGATGCCCAGGTAAAGTCGTTTCAAAGGCAGGCAGACGAGATACAGCAAAAGATGGGCGCAATAACATCTGCAAGGGAAAGCCTTGAGGAGGCGCAGTCCCAGCTGGAAAAGACAATCAACGTCCTGGACTCGTCAAAGTCAATTACCGCAGTGGCAGTCCGCCCCATACTGTCTAGTGACGGCTTTTTCCAAAATGTAGAGTACCAGGGAACGGTAATGAGCATCACAGTTGACATCCGCGACGGGACTGGACTGGTACTTGTAAACACTGCAATCCCGACAGGTGTTGACTTTCAGACATCTGCCAAGACTGCCGTACAGGTAGCCCAGGGATACACGAGCGCTGATCTTTCAAAGAAGGACATCATATTTTCAATCACTGCAAAAAACAACGAGGAACTGCAGGCAGTCGACGGCCAGAGCGCAGGAATGGCAATGACCGTTCTGCTTGTGATGGAAATCGAGAATAGATCAATCAACGATACAGTATTGCTTACCGGGACCATCCAGCCAGACGGAACAATGGGCCCAGTCGGAGGCGTGGCAGAAAAGGCAGACGCCGCAGGAAAATACGGCGCAGAAACATTCATCGTTCCAAAAGGGCAGGCCATAGTCATGGTCCAGGAATGCGAGGAATCGCAGCAAGGCCCGTTCGTATACAAGAGCTGCAAGTCAGAGGCAAAGCCGCTGTCCCCCGTCACTGAGGAAAAATACGGGATGACCGTGGCAGAGGCAACTGACCTTGCGTCGGTTTTGGGCTACTTTGAGTGA